In Flavobacterium sp. WV_118_3, one DNA window encodes the following:
- the ribH gene encoding 6,7-dimethyl-8-ribityllumazine synthase translates to MATANKNLSNYDKNTIPNAKDFRFGIVVSEWNDKVTEGLYSGAEAALLDCGALESNLVRWNVPGSFELIYGAKKMIETQNVDVVIVIGCVIKGETMHFEFVCEGVTQGIKDLNVQTDVPVIFCVLTDNNEQQSIDRSGGVHGNKGTEAAIAAIKMADLRKKA, encoded by the coding sequence ATGGCGACAGCTAATAAAAATTTATCCAATTACGATAAAAACACAATCCCAAACGCGAAAGATTTTCGGTTTGGGATTGTTGTTTCGGAATGGAACGATAAAGTAACAGAAGGATTGTATTCCGGTGCCGAAGCCGCTTTGCTGGATTGTGGCGCTTTGGAAAGTAATCTGGTTCGTTGGAATGTGCCCGGCAGTTTCGAACTGATTTACGGTGCCAAAAAAATGATTGAAACCCAGAATGTAGATGTGGTTATTGTAATCGGATGCGTAATAAAAGGGGAAACCATGCATTTTGAATTTGTTTGCGAAGGTGTAACACAGGGAATCAAAGACCTGAACGTGCAAACCGATGTGCCGGTGATTTTCTGCGTCTTAACCGATAATAACGAACAACAGTCGATCGACAGAAGTGGTGGTGTTCATGGGAATAAAGGAACCGAAGCGGCTATCGCAGCCATCAAAATGGCAGATCTTCGGAAAAAAGCATAA
- a CDS encoding tol-pal system YbgF family protein has translation MATYNKRGYKAPKPQEEAVENEFEQAVEIDEKGSTTAGVFNKLDEGASKTEEWVARNQKYIFGFVGAIAIATAGYLLYDKFVVEPKEDDAANEMFQAQQYFQQAVEGQAADSLFALSLKGGEGKLGFLGIVDNYSGTKAANLAHYYAGMAYLNTAKYKEAVQQLEQFSSDDMMLKALALGGIGDAFSELDKKEDALTYYKKAAEANDNEYTTPRFLFKAGQVALALNKKADAAKFFTQIKEKYEGSAEGANIDALIAMTE, from the coding sequence CAAAAGAGGATACAAAGCCCCGAAACCGCAAGAAGAAGCTGTTGAAAATGAATTTGAACAAGCAGTAGAAATCGACGAAAAAGGAAGTACTACTGCCGGAGTTTTTAATAAATTGGACGAAGGTGCTTCCAAAACGGAAGAATGGGTGGCTAGAAATCAGAAATATATTTTCGGATTTGTAGGTGCTATTGCTATTGCAACGGCAGGTTATCTTTTGTATGACAAATTTGTAGTAGAACCGAAAGAGGACGATGCTGCAAATGAAATGTTCCAGGCACAACAATATTTCCAACAAGCTGTTGAAGGACAGGCTGCCGATTCACTTTTCGCCTTATCATTAAAAGGCGGTGAAGGTAAATTAGGATTCCTTGGAATCGTAGATAACTATTCCGGAACAAAAGCGGCTAACTTAGCGCATTATTATGCAGGTATGGCATACCTGAATACGGCAAAATACAAAGAAGCGGTTCAGCAGTTGGAGCAGTTTTCTTCCGATGATATGATGCTTAAAGCCTTAGCTTTAGGAGGTATCGGAGATGCTTTTTCAGAACTTGATAAAAAAGAAGATGCTTTAACGTACTATAAAAAAGCGGCTGAAGCAAATGATAACGAATATACAACACCACGATTTTTATTTAAAGCCGGACAAGTTGCGTTGGCATTGAATAAAAAAGCGGATGCAGCCAAATTCTTTACGCAAATTAAAGAAAAATACGAAGGTTCTGCAGAAGGTGCTAATATCGATGCGTTGATCGCAATGACCGAATAA